The region CTGCTAAAGTCTCAACATAGACTTGtaaacaaaaatcacatttacatAAGTTGATCAAGGGTCAGTTAAATTTTTTAGGTCTGCtgcaaaagtttttaaaatatttgctcatgtttcttgtttttcataatttgaATCCATATAGTGCCCTGCATATTACATAGTTAAAAGAGTTATCAGAGCAGCATGAGATCCAAAGAAACGTTTTGTATCACCACTGCATTCTAATGACAGGAGGGAAATGCACTGTTTTGGACTGTTTTGTGGTCGGGCGTCTGCAATTGACTGTTGGTGTGGTTCATATGACGATTTGAAGTATGCTTAGAAAAATCTGACTGTGCCTGCTAACATTCctttacatttctctttgtaCAGCAAAATGTTACGCTTGATGCCATCTTACAGGTAACAGTTCAGTGAAGTCTTCTATTATAAATTTGCCTTTCCCAAAAGTACCACCAGCAATAGCTCCTAAACTGTTTAACTGTGCTGTGCTGACATATATCATGGCCTTCACTTCTTGTCACTACAGAATGCTACCAGTGATAATGCAGTTGTCCAGCTCAGTGCTGTACAGGCAGCCAGGTGAGTGACTGGTAGaacacatacagtggtgtgaaaaagtgtttgcccccttcctcatttcctgttcctttgcatgtttgtcacacttaagtgtttcggaacatcaaaccaatttaaacaatagtcgaggacaacacaagtaaacacaaaatgcaatttgtaaatgaaggtgtttattattaaaggtgaaaaaaatgcaaaccatcatggccctgtgtgaaaaagtgattgcccccccttgttaaaacatactataactgtggttgtccacacctgagttcaatttctctagccacacccaggcctgattagtgccacacctgttcacaatcaaggcatcacttaaaaggagctgcttgacacagtaaggtccaccacaagatccttaaaagctacacatcatgccgagacccaaagaaattcagNNNNNNNNNNNNNNNNNNNNNNNNNNNNNNNNNNNNNNNNNNNNNNNNNNNNNNNNNNNNNNNNNNNNNNNNNNNNNNNNNNNNNNNNNNNNNNNNNNNNcatcaggaaaagactgggcaaaaatggcctgcatggcagagttccaaggagaaaaccactgctgagcaaaaagaacaaagcttgtctcaatttctccacaacacatcttgatgatcaccaagacttttgggacaacattctgtggatcgatgagacaaaagtggaactctttggaaggtgtgtatccaagtatatctggcgtagaaggaacactgcagttcataaaaagaacattataccaacagtaaaatgtggtggtggtagtgtgatgaattctgctgtctaccaagagatcctgaaggagaatgtccgaccatctgttcgtgtattcaagctgaaacaaacttgggttctgcagcaggacaatgatcctaaacacaccagcaggTCCACCATCGAATGGCTGAAGaataacaaaatgaagactttggagtggcctagccaaagtcctgaccagaatcctattgagatgttgtggtatgagcttaaaaaggccgttcatgctcgaaaatgtaactgaattaggacaattctgcaaagatgagtgggccaaaattcctccaggatgctgtaaaagcctcattgcacgttatcgcaaacgcttgcttgctgttgttgcttctaagggtggcccaaccagttattaggtttagggggcaatcactttttcacacagggccatgatggtttggattttttttcaccttgaataataaacaccttcatttacaaattgcattttgtgtttacttgtgttgtccttgactattgtttaaattggtttgatgttccgaaacacttaagtgtgacaaacatgcaaaggaacaggaaatgaggaagggggcaaacactttttcacaccactgtacagttgtgttcaaaatagtAGCAGTCCTATATCTCTAATCTCATAAATCTCATTTTTgttagaagtgatatttctacataggaaataatttactagtaagtgttgtagagtcatagaaaaccaacagtcatgacatgcatccTGCTCATTCTGTAtcattgaatctgtaattgaaagggtgATGTTCAAAAGAACAGcagtgttcaattagtgaggtgattgattctctggagaaacaggtgtcaattatggcccatatttaagaaAGGAAgtaaatgttgtgcatgctggatATTATGCATTTCACACTAAAATACTCAGCAAAGTGGttcgttccagacattgctctgaggaacagcagaCTTTGATTAAAAGGTTTATGGGAGAGGGGAAAACCTATAAAtaagtgcagaaaatgataggctgctcagccaaactGATTTCAAAAGCCTTGAAAGGgaatccaaagcctgaacgacaAGGGAAAAAACAGTCAATTACCATTCGAATGGatcaaagaatagccaaaatgacAGAGGCGCAACCAAAGATCAGCTCCAGAAAAAATCAAAGACTTGactacctgtgagtactgttacaatcagaagaaggctatgtgaagctaagctatcagctagaagaccgcgcaaagtcccattgctgaaaaagacatgtactgaatagattgaaatttgccaaaggacacattaaCTGGCCAAAGGAAAAATGCTCAACATTCTGTGGAATGATAAGAGCagaattgttgtttttggctctaggggccgcagacagtttgtccgcTGActcccatgcactgaattcaagccacagcaCACTGTGAAGATAGTAAAGCATGGTTGTGCAAAAATcgcatactgtggtgttgggcctatttatcgcaTATCAGGGATCACtttaaatacatcaaaatacttgaagaggtcatgttgtcTTATACTGAAGAGGAAATGTCTTTTGAAATTGGTCTTtttaacaagacaatgacccgaaACACATCAGTAAgtgagcaaagtcttggttccagataaACAAGTTGCTAAGGAGTGGCCAGCCTAATCCCCGGAtctcaatcccatagaacacttttggggtgacatcaaaaatgctgtttctgaggaagaacccagtaatgcagagaaATTGTGGAATGTAGCTAAATTGTCCTGGgatggaatacctgttcacaggtgccagaagttggtcgactccatgcaacacagatgtgaagcagtggTCAGAAATAAtagttatgcaactaaatattagtgcagtgattcaaagtaaagcaaacctttgagacatttttcagttcatacagtaaatgtttgcatttgtaaagaaaaatgcatatactatttatttatttatttatttttgtaattttttttttgatcaattgtggtcatgttttgatttgaaattgaatgtgcagtgttcccaattcatttattttatggaattaaaagctattctaaagATTTTGtacattattcactttttttaaacacactgctatttttATGAAGACAACTGTATAAACAGACTTTTTTGTACATTGagatatacagtgtgtgtgtatttatatgttttttgcCCTTTGTCAGAAAACTGCTCTCGAGTGACAGAAACCCTCCTATCGACGACTTGATAAAGTCTGGGATCCTGCCCATTTTAGTCAAATGCCTGGAAAGGGACGACAAGTAAGTCTGCTTCCATAACTTCTTCAGTGTTAATTCTCTGTGACACAATGAACTGAGTGTTCTAGCTGTTAAGTCTGCAGACTGCTGTGATGGATTACTGGTGCTACTAcattgtgtgtgggtgtctgggtgtgggtgtgggggggtgCACGCAGGGCAGTTGGCTGATCCTCTGTCCAGGCCAAGCCAAATATAACAGCATTCCCGTCTCTCGGGGGTTCCCTATTCCCAGGACCTTGTGTTCAGGGGGACTGAATAGTTGGAGGGGGAAGAAGTTGTAAGGATTCTACCATGGCAGCAAACAACAGATAGCATCATGTTAACATGTAGCGCCATCCTatgttggacatttttgttatctttgAGTTGCAAATGAATCAATGCAATATAACCAATGTGCCTCCATCAAGAGAAAGTAATTATCCACTATTTTGCCAAAGCATTATGTCAGAAAGCCAAGCCGGCTCAGCCTAACAACATCATGAGGTACAGAATCACAATACAAATTACAGCATGAAGAAGCACCACTGTATGTAAACAAGAATAGTTAAAAGTCTTCAAATGAAATCGGTGAATTCATGATGGGGCAGAAAATTGTCCACAGGCAACCAAAATGGCTGGTTATATCACAAGGGGTGCACACCCTGTTTAGTTTTACATCTTAGATAACACTTACGACACCAGTAGGAAATCCAGATCATGGTTCAttgtttgataaaatatttagtggagtagaaagacttttttttttaaggccttGTATTGGTCAGGACAGATATAGATAGGAAATgcggagagagggggggaacgACGTGCAGCGAAGAGCCACATGTTGTCGTAGTCCTTATCAAACCTGTGGCCGCTTTGATAAGGACTAAGTCTTTGTAAATGGGTACCCATGCCCCGGAATAGACAGACTTAACACCACTTGCTTTGATTTACTTACATTTGGCCTGTAGGCGGTGTGAGGATCCCCTGCAACTGTGATTTCCAATATTTTGTGTtgcagcatttaaaataaataaaaaacaagatagttttcctttttgtgcACCAGCAAAAGGCACAATATCTAGACCCACTGATCCGGCGTTGAATGTTTTGTCCACCACATCAACTCTATTTTTACCAGGATTTCATATGGAGAAACTGATTTATGAATCTTTTTTTGAAGAAACTATTATGAAAAACGTCACTATGCTCCAGTAAACAACAAGCTTTTGATTAACATAGGTTTGACACACATTGCTCTAGTAAGCCTATTTAGTACGGGAAGGCCAAAAACAGAGGAGTGTATTAGTTGCTGGGGGGAATATAAAAATTTGCCTTAAAAAGTGGTTAATGGGATGGGATTTCAGGTGTTCACATCgatatttatcattattattccCCTCCTTTTCTGTCCCATTCTACTATGGAAACTAATTGAGCtttcatgttgtcttttaacttgattttatttttatttttcctaactgtttttttcttttctctgtcctgCAGCCCCTCTCTTCAGTTTGAAGCAGCTTGGGCTCTGACCAACATTGCCTCTGGGACATCAGCACAGACTCAGGCTGTGGTTAAATCCAGTAAGTTCACCCCACGTTCTGTCTTCCTGCGGTCTGTGTTTGGAGACTGTCTGCAGTCTGCCAAGCTagcatgtttatttgtttttcattcaattGAAGCAGTAATTAATTTTTAGGGGTACAGGCCTGAGGGGGTTGGAGGCCACTGGATCCCTATTAAAACAGCTCAGGTTTTGTATTACTATTCAGGGTTTTTCCTTGCTCAGAAATTGCCTTTGGGGGGAAAGATTAAGTTCGGGTCTATGGTTCATCCCCCATGAAATTTTGAGCATCAAatacttaatttcctgcattctgatacaGTTTTAGGCACCAATTTATAGTAGAAAATTCCACGCAATCACAGAAGGCTggatcatgtggatgcgccaacagtgttatcattacttagaattcttcattggcgcgacagaaactacgcactatagctttaaaaccAACTGTACCAAAACTAACCTAAGGAAGACATGTACATACTCACCACTCCTTAAAGAGGTTTAATAAgccatacattttttatatatatataatttttttttaaatctttgacaATGCGCATTAGTTGTTTGGCTTTAAAGATGGCATTTGCAGATCTAATCCATTccactttttgtcaaattcagtgaATATCTCCTCACTAGCTGTCTGTTCTGTGTGcgattttggaaaaaaatctgGTGTTCATACACAGCCCTGGCTCCGGAAATAGGGAAATAACAAAGCGGCTTGGATTGAACCCCACTATTCTGTCGCcttggtcctgctacacgtcctgcgatgccctgttacatcctgcttcGCTCCGCAGtaccctgctacatcctgctgtgccctgtaacGCTGTGCAGTGCCCTATTAGGCCAataactactatttctagtcactgttccattatcttttactgtgactgtcaTTGCCACTATTCACTACGTCCCCAACCGGCCTCGTCaaacaccacctaccaagagcctgggtctgtccgaggtttcttcctaacaGGGAgattttcctctccactgtcacactaaatgttTGCGGGAaatactggaattgttgggtccttgtaaattatagtgtgtgttctagacctactctatctgtaaagtgtcgtgctgactcttgttatgaattgagaGGGGAAAGGCGGCGGTAAAGGGACTGTAAATCTGGCAAACTTTCTGCAGGAGCCCTGACGGAAGGGGTGTATTTGTTTGGGTGTTGAGTTCAAATACCAACAATCCTTCTCCAGAATCGCAGACTCCATTTTTAAGTGGCCACGTTGACTTTGGCTAATAAAGAGGAATCTTTTTGGAGTGAATACGCAGTTTTCTCTCTGCAATTTTGTTAATACACCTACTTAGGTTTAGAAAAGAGAGTTGTGGCACAGTCACGGGTTAATTTAATTAGGCTTTCATTGTGACTATAGTTTCGCAATCTGTCACCTTGGGTGAGTTTGCGCAATTGATATTCTGTTTGTGTATCCAGATGCAGTGCCCCTGTTCCTGCGACTGCTGCACTCTCCCCATCAGAACGTATGTGAACAGGCAGtatgggctttgggaaacattaTAGGTAAATACTGTCATCGAATTGAAGTGTGTACACATATATACTGCTTGGATGCAGCTGTTGAGTTATATTAACCTCTGCCCCCTTGACTACCCAGGTGATGGTCCACAGTGCAGGGATTATGTCATCTCCCTAGGTGTGGTCAAGCCCCTGCTCTCGTTTATCAACCCATCCATCCCCATCACCTTCCTCCGCAATGTCACCTGGGTCATTGTTAACCTCTGCCGCAACAAGGATCCCCCGCCTCCTATGGAAACTGTGCAAGaggtgcgtgcgtttgtgtgtatgcatgtgtgcaggCTCCATGTGCCAGACAGATGAATGTGTTGCTTTGCAGTTGACTGTGTCACTGCAGGCCAAGTCACTCGAGAGTTTTTGCTGTGCCTTTTCAACAGCCAAATAACCCAGGGGAATTTCTAACCATAAAGCTCTTAAAGCAACATTTGAAGTCTGGTTTTGACAGCTATTCCtctttgtaatttttatttgtttgtctttttactcTACTCTGTTTTTTGCATTCATCTCATCTATCTATACCTCTATCTACATCCAACCCACTCACAACCTACTTTTCTTTCCCACAGATTTTGCCTGCCCTCTGTGTGCTAATATATCACACCGATATAAATGTAAGAATCAGAGCGAAGGGTGattgtctttttgtatttactGATTTTTATagattgtaaagaaaaatgactTGCAGTCTTACGAACTTATGTGTCCGCATGTTTAGATCCTAGTAGACACAGTGTGGGCTCTGTCCTATCTGACGGACGGGGGCAATGAGCagatccaaatggtcattgatTCTGGAGTCGTTCCATTTCTTGTGCCTCTCCTCAGCCATCAGGAGGTCAAAGTTCAGGTGAGGCTTTGTTTTATTAACTGAATTCATTAGTCTTTGTCTACACTAAGATGACCATTACACAATTTTATTAGAATAAATTAATCAgactatttgttttatttatcatcTTTTGTCTTTGAACTGCAGACAGCAGCTCTGAGGGCGGTGGGTAACATCGTGACAGGAACAGACGAGCAGACACAGGTTGTGCTCAACTGTGACGTCCTCTCACACTTCCCCAACCTGCTCACACACCCtaaagaaaagataaacaaGGTATCACCATcagttttcatgtgtttttaatttattttttaagtctaCCGGTTTCCTACGGCTTTGAACATAAATAGTAGTAAGGTGTCAGTTCAGGACATTTGAGATCTTTACGAGAGTCAAAAAAGTATAAGATATCTGGAGCAGGTTTGTTGTATGTATTTCCTTACACATGCACTTGAGCTTAGAGCATTGTttttattggtgtgtgtgtgtgtgtgtgacggtgtgtgtgtgtggcacattaatttaattgtgaAGGTGCTGTAGCTATACACTGATGAGTGTAAAATACTTATGGAATCGGAGGGTAACACcagagttaaaaataaaaaaagattgggttacactttactttgaaagtatctacataagagtgacatgacactgtcatgaacgtgtagTAAACATTATAAACCAGTCATAAATGTTTGACATAACACTTCTTTTTGTAAGTGTCATTAGGTTTTGTCACGACAAGTAATGTTACCAACATTGAAAGAATGGGATTGGTCTGTTTGCAGGAAGCAGTCTGGTTCCTGTCCAACATTACAGCTGGGAACCAGCAGCAGGTCCAAGCTGTGATCGATGCTGGGCTGATTCCTATGATCATTCACCAGCTGGCTAAGGTTTGTCCATGGGGGAAGAGCAAGATATACATTCCTAAAGCTTTATCTTCTCTGTTCTTTATATTCAATTTTCTGAACAAATGGTGAAACACGCGGACATTTTGGAAAAGCataatgtttttcaaattgaaCACTGAATGCAAACATGGCCAAGAATTTTCTGTGTCTTGGCATTAATGCTTTTGTAGAAAAGAGCTGCTATGTGCACATCTTAGTGACAGCTTGTCGCTCTACAGGGTGACTTTGGTACACAGAAGGAGGCCGCGTGGGCAATCAGCAACCTCACCATCAGTGGGAGAAAAGACCAGGTGAGTTGGGCTTTGGGACCAATGATGTACAAATCTAGagcttgttttaattaatttatagaTACCATGTGggattaatttagtttttattcaacataagtttgtttgttttaactgCTGAAACCTTACCTACCATGCGAGTCAGTCATATACTATTCCATAATTTCAATAGTAAATGTTTAACTTgccatttcacattttcttcaagAGGCAGAACTGTCCCCATTATTGAAGGGTGAAACTAGGCGATGTTGACTTGAGTGAAATAACGAGGACGTGTTCCGCACTTGTAACCATGTACCTATGTTGTAATCAAGTATGgatgcggtgtgtgtgtgtgggtttgtgtagGTGGAGTTTCTGGTGGAGCAGAATGTCATCCCCCCGTTTTGTAACCTGCTGTCGGTGAAGGACTCGCAGGTGGTGCAGGTGGTCCTGGACGGCCTGAAGAACATCCTCATCATGGCAGGGGACGAAGCCAGCACTATTGCTGAGATCATAGAGGAGTGTGGAGGTTGGTACCTGGATTATGGTTTCCCTGCATTATGTCCCAGTCtgctttattcatttgttttaatctttttatacattaaactgtttttttttttttaaggtaacattggtgcattttttttcccaaggaCTAGTTTTTGGTGCAAACAAGTACATATTTTGACAACCCTCTTGATTGTATAATTGAAATATGTAAGTTACTGACATGGCTAGTTTCTGGTGTTAATGTTGTTGATAACAGGAAATTGAcgtttgtcattgttttgatttttcagGTTTGGAGAAGATAGAAAATTTGCAGCAGCATGAGAATGAAGATATCTACAAACTAGCCTTTGAGATCATTGATCAATACTTTTCAGGAGATGATGTAAGTTTACCACAAGTGATCTTCATgtggttttttttctgctcGTACGCCAACTTCCTGTGCCGTAATCTCACCATAACTGTTGTTTTCAGATTGATGAAGATCCAAGCTTGATCCCTGACACCACTCAAGGAGGGACCTTCAACTTTGATCCAGCTTCCAACATGCAAACAAAGGAGTTTAATTTCTAAAAGCCAGGATGTTTGGTTCAACCAGCTGCACGGGTACTCTGTATTCACTCCAGACATTCATTGATCTCTCCTCAAACCTGGCAACCTGGTACCGAAGGATTTACTTCCATCAATTCAACAAGGAAACTCACCACTGAAGGATTTACCCACCCCCACATCTGCACTGCagggtgtttattttttttttgttaatggtCATCCTTCACCAAACATGGCAACCCACCATAGGAGTCCTGGTCTTACAACAGGCACTATTACCATCTGGCAGCCTGCATCAGGAGGGTTGTCAGTTTTCTCTGCCAGTGCTTTGAAATATCACATGAAAACCACAATAAAACCAGAAGGAAGAAAAGGCCTTCACGGCATGATTTAATTGCCAAATTTCAAGtcttcacaaagacaaaaacacaagcacatttcaaacacacatatacactttTCGACACTTAGGATTTGTGTGCATACTTCTGTTAGAAGCCATCGTATCACTTATGGGGAAGAACTACTGCTGTTTTTGTGGTTTATTTTTGTGCTTTCCCTCCCCTGGATTGTCCTCTGATATTATTTCACCTACGTGCACGCACACTGACATACAAGTACACATGTCAACACACTTTATTCACACAGATTACCGATAGCCAGGCACCCCAATAACCCTCTCTTACCCAGTTTAAACAGTTAATCCCAGAGCTAAGCCATGATCAACCACGGACCCCCACTGCTCTCACAGGAGGGATGAAAGGGCTCCAAGGCATAAAGAGGACTCCGTGGCACACTGACTGACGGGACTTTTGACTCAATgacgtcaatttttttaacgtGACCTCTGTTTAATTATcaacctttgtttaaaaaaagaaaagtgaagaaaatgccataatgtttttttcttttttcaatctAAAAATCCCTGCTAATTGCCTGCTTGTGATTCAGCAGAGCGTATGTCAATACCTGTAACAGGAGGAGGCACCTTTAGGTGAAGGCGGAGAGACTTAAGAGAAGACGAACATGTGGGCTGTGGCGTCTATTCCCCTACAGGACACCCACTAGTGCAGCACAAGCTCGATCACGTCCTGTGATCAAGTGAAGTGTTTGCTTGGGACTCCCCTGTAATGTGAAACTTGGAACGGGGGGCCAtttaacaaagcaaaaaacaaaagctgagcTAAAAATCAACCTGAATTGCTTAGCCTGACcttattttaattcttttaaattCGCTCTTCAAACCAATATTTTAGGTTTATGTTTCAGCTTCTTCTGGTTGAGTCTGTGGAGCTTCCATACgtcttttgctttttacttttcttcagTCTTATGCACACGTCTGAGAAGGCATATTGATGTCTGCCTGCAGAAAGGGACCTATACTCCTTAAAGACTAGACTTACATAACGAGTACAGGTCCTGATTACAGTACTTTTCGATGAAAAGGTCACATGTCGTCACTCAATTTGAATAATTGtacaaaaatgtgatgtgtaTCTCTCCTCCTTGCCGTCTAATGaattatatgaatatatttacataaagcCTGTACAAAGCTGCTGCAGCTGACAGTCATTGGATGGACAATAACCTTACTGTCAAAGATGGCTGGGGAggggtttattttgtttttgttgaagcaATATTtctgtttcaatgtttttatttttgacttgtGTATGTATTGTGATGACATGCTGATGAATTGGAAcaggctttttttctctctctctctctcttcgtAGTGGTGACGggctgttttaaaatgtgccGTCCCATGTCCCAGCTGGTCTATGGGTGAGGGTTCTAAGTGTCAAGGTTTGAACCCAACCCTAGCCCTGGTCTCGAAGACTTTATGATCCTCTGGTTGGCTGCTAACTACTGAGAGGGGGTCAGGACTGG is a window of Etheostoma cragini isolate CJK2018 chromosome 11, CSU_Ecrag_1.0, whole genome shotgun sequence DNA encoding:
- the kpna3 gene encoding importin subunit alpha-4, whose protein sequence is MAENAGLENHRIKSFKNKGRDVETMRRHRNEVTVELRKNKRDEHLLKKRNVPQEESLDDSDVDSDFKGQNVTLDAILQNATSDNAVVQLSAVQAARKLLSSDRNPPIDDLIKSGILPILVKCLERDDNPSLQFEAAWALTNIASGTSAQTQAVVKSNAVPLFLRLLHSPHQNVCEQAVWALGNIIGDGPQCRDYVISLGVVKPLLSFINPSIPITFLRNVTWVIVNLCRNKDPPPPMETVQEILPALCVLIYHTDINILVDTVWALSYLTDGGNEQIQMVIDSGVVPFLVPLLSHQEVKVQTAALRAVGNIVTGTDEQTQVVLNCDVLSHFPNLLTHPKEKINKEAVWFLSNITAGNQQQVQAVIDAGLIPMIIHQLAKGDFGTQKEAAWAISNLTISGRKDQVEFLVEQNVIPPFCNLLSVKDSQVVQVVLDGLKNILIMAGDEASTIAEIIEECGGLEKIENLQQHENEDIYKLAFEIIDQYFSGDDIDEDPSLIPDTTQGGTFNFDPASNMQTKEFNF